One stretch of Cystobacter ferrugineus DNA includes these proteins:
- a CDS encoding DUF2726 domain-containing protein — MDRRKKILATPMEKSSYQQLTNWSTKDNLTVHSQVALSQALHIDSGLSPDEQSYAFKASFDFVVARQDGSILFAVEADGSSLLDETTRRRDHLNSTFAIFGQPRAIGHAALG, encoded by the coding sequence ATGGACCGAAGAAAAAAGATTCTGGCGACTCCGATGGAGAAGTCGAGCTATCAACAGCTAACAAACTGGTCGACGAAGGACAACTTGACGGTCCATTCCCAAGTGGCGCTCTCTCAGGCCCTCCACATCGATTCTGGGCTGAGCCCGGACGAACAAAGTTATGCCTTCAAAGCCAGTTTCGATTTCGTTGTCGCTCGTCAGGATGGTAGCATATTGTTTGCGGTTGAGGCAGACGGCTCTTCCCTCCTGGACGAAACGACACGCAGACGCGATCACTTAAACTCGACTTTCGCCATTTTTGGGCAGCCGAGAGCCATAGGTCATGCGGCTCTCGGCTGA
- a CDS encoding protein kinase domain-containing protein, whose product MADSSGPRLRFEFEGFRYEVYGTQVEHRDYDTLLLAWRQPVSGGPRSQVILKPMQLPSDHERGERAWEEVQLATYLQHPGIAKVFGFASHADVPYVVSEHMRGCYLLTAMDFALLVGRTLSPPFAAYVAAEVADALAYAHAQPLHIIHRAVGPMRIRLGFDGRVKLVNFGAAYSELRDRLQTPPGLLRGDPAYCAPEILRAAMEATGRRADPLIAGAIDGRADVFSLGLVLLEMLLAEYPLDPTDVPVQSAPKGFAYHVRAERSAQLSLDVLAYRTLRFQPQDADRRLEFAPGPLRSIVRRALQPDPRERCSAAEMREELLVYLGTVEPPVVPGEVAEELKAIFDAAAKFKRLIANPIERTALSPDEQGG is encoded by the coding sequence ATGGCTGACAGCTCCGGGCCCCGCCTTCGCTTCGAATTCGAGGGTTTCCGTTACGAGGTTTACGGCACCCAAGTTGAACACAGGGATTACGACACGCTTCTGCTTGCCTGGAGGCAGCCCGTTAGCGGCGGGCCTCGCTCGCAAGTCATTCTGAAGCCTATGCAGTTGCCGTCGGACCACGAGCGGGGCGAGCGAGCGTGGGAAGAGGTGCAGCTCGCCACGTATTTGCAGCACCCGGGCATCGCGAAGGTTTTCGGCTTCGCTTCCCATGCCGATGTTCCCTATGTCGTCTCGGAGCACATGCGCGGCTGCTATCTCCTGACGGCAATGGACTTCGCTTTGCTGGTGGGGCGCACGTTGTCGCCCCCCTTCGCTGCCTATGTCGCGGCGGAAGTGGCGGACGCGCTTGCTTATGCACACGCCCAACCGCTGCACATCATCCACCGTGCCGTGGGACCCATGCGGATCCGTCTCGGGTTTGATGGGCGCGTCAAGCTCGTGAACTTCGGCGCGGCATACTCCGAGCTGCGCGACCGCTTGCAGACGCCGCCGGGCCTCTTGCGCGGCGATCCGGCCTACTGTGCGCCCGAAATCCTGCGCGCTGCGATGGAGGCCACCGGGCGCCGGGCCGACCCGCTCATCGCGGGAGCCATTGACGGCAGAGCGGATGTGTTTTCGCTCGGGCTCGTGCTGCTGGAAATGCTGTTGGCCGAATACCCGCTCGATCCGACCGATGTCCCCGTGCAAAGCGCGCCGAAGGGATTCGCGTACCATGTGAGAGCCGAGCGGAGCGCCCAGCTAAGTCTCGACGTGTTGGCTTACCGCACGCTGCGCTTTCAACCCCAGGACGCGGATCGTCGTCTGGAGTTCGCGCCCGGTCCTTTGCGTTCCATTGTCCGGCGTGCGCTTCAACCGGATCCCCGCGAGCGTTGTTCTGCCGCCGAGATGCGCGAAGAGCTGCTCGTCTACCTCGGGACTGTAGAGCCGCCTGTCGTTCCCGGCGAGGTCGCGGAAGAGTTGAAGGCGATCTTCGACGCTGCCGCGAAGTTCAAACGGTTGATCGCGAATCCTATCGAGCGAACGGCACTGTCGCCGGACGAGCAGGGAGGCTAG
- a CDS encoding helix-turn-helix domain-containing protein: protein MSQEPVTRSPEKDPLSVQIGGAARKARMALKLSQEEAAELVGVATEVYGKYERGDLRPSTPTLVKLSRALGTSVDTLIGLAGERKATTPEIPEPTPAPMPREFRRLRRTLRSMDKLQLATFTRMAAVLVTHKRRRQRSRSRAQAAAT, encoded by the coding sequence ATGAGTCAAGAGCCTGTCACACGGTCGCCCGAGAAGGATCCGCTGAGCGTCCAGATTGGAGGTGCAGCGCGCAAGGCTCGAATGGCTTTGAAACTGTCGCAGGAGGAAGCCGCCGAGCTTGTCGGCGTTGCGACGGAAGTCTATGGAAAGTATGAACGGGGCGACCTGCGCCCGAGCACTCCGACGCTTGTAAAGCTCAGCAGGGCGCTAGGGACTTCTGTCGACACCTTGATCGGGCTCGCTGGTGAGAGGAAGGCGACGACACCCGAGATACCCGAACCAACGCCCGCCCCCATGCCGCGAGAGTTTCGACGGCTGCGCCGCACGTTGCGGTCAATGGATAAGCTTCAGCTTGCCACCTTCACGCGCATGGCTGCTGTACTCGTGACGCACAAGCGACGGCGGCAGCGCTCCCGAAGCCGGGCACAAGCGGCGGCGACCTGA
- a CDS encoding helix-turn-helix domain-containing protein, with product MEDDLLQKTIGEAARTAREGLGLTQAQVAQKAGMSAQVYGRIERGGMMPSVPALRRLAVALGVSPAVLLDMSPREVPATDKDLSPETRKAVGLLRTWPESKVAVGCGLLRVLDAAPMRDE from the coding sequence ATGGAAGATGACCTTCTGCAAAAGACGATCGGAGAGGCTGCCCGAACCGCACGCGAGGGGCTCGGGCTCACTCAGGCCCAAGTGGCGCAAAAGGCTGGCATGAGCGCGCAGGTCTACGGACGAATCGAGCGCGGCGGAATGATGCCTAGCGTTCCGGCACTCCGACGGCTGGCGGTCGCGTTGGGTGTGTCGCCCGCTGTGCTGCTGGATATGAGCCCCCGCGAAGTGCCGGCCACGGACAAGGATCTGTCACCCGAGACCCGGAAGGCTGTCGGGCTCCTGCGGACGTGGCCGGAGTCCAAGGTCGCGGTCGGGTGTGGACTGCTGCGCGTGCTCGACGCTGCGCCGATGCGTGATGAATAG
- a CDS encoding serine/threonine protein kinase, with protein MGLTLRHPDIDEMIGDYKIVGLLGAGGLGIVYKVERGGRFFALKLLLVSTLDGRGKREIGILIHLENPGVVRYVGSDFWPDPVIGHPYIVMEFVPGDTLFAFAYNQNPSTRKATRIVLDAALTLGEVHAAGVFHRDVKPENILIREGSERPILIDFGIGSLASAPTVTGSQLPPGTEEFRSPEQIRFQRANPDGAGQYEYGPIDEMWALGVTYYWLLTDVFPFGERTDPGGLDGLRERILSHRPEAPHVVNPRVPLAASLLCMKMLAELPQDRFPVVATLCAALNESLSNAENDATWDPPLGDPDDPQLTTTVEDPERQEASEQRRAFLRAVKRRPRRGRPLPKRDRVFFLPEQMAAPKVPAAAANPDEIPTVDAPGVAPVPAEHELPVKSAPVPPARELEPAAAAPQLRRAAWRLGLAGAVLLVAVVVLSVGANLGGPGSSSRTSEAGLELPLPSTSPATSATDAGVRGREVAPGAKTLESLPGGDAAPVGAQLPASTANAMLRTSAQSPKNETPKTQPQSSGPRLPVKPAVAVAVCSLLDGGCTAPASQVRPEPPAISCPQDWRETHKRFNVARGEPMATVKGYKAEPGELARVKDGPATLYVGKVGGVGYGYVGNLPAGTLLLGQWQLGDNRLFGTFTEAKIPGEGTLPVCLVAGLDGVAAYMDEHGKRFDCPPGLGVCLTPGSSPGNAKTPTRVFLIQPSGQP; from the coding sequence GTGGGACTGACACTCAGGCACCCGGACATCGACGAGATGATCGGGGACTACAAGATCGTGGGGCTTTTGGGCGCGGGGGGCCTCGGGATCGTCTACAAGGTCGAGCGCGGGGGCCGCTTTTTTGCGTTGAAGCTCCTCTTGGTCTCCACGCTGGACGGAAGGGGCAAGCGTGAGATCGGCATTCTCATTCACCTGGAGAACCCCGGCGTCGTCCGCTACGTGGGCTCGGACTTCTGGCCCGACCCGGTTATCGGCCATCCCTATATCGTGATGGAATTCGTGCCGGGCGACACGCTTTTTGCGTTTGCCTACAACCAAAACCCATCGACGCGGAAGGCTACGCGCATCGTCCTGGACGCGGCGTTGACGCTTGGGGAGGTACACGCGGCTGGCGTGTTTCACCGTGACGTGAAGCCTGAGAACATTCTCATTCGGGAAGGGAGCGAGAGGCCAATCTTGATTGATTTCGGAATTGGTTCTCTTGCCAGTGCCCCGACTGTCACCGGCTCGCAGCTCCCACCGGGGACAGAGGAGTTCCGATCCCCTGAGCAGATCCGGTTCCAGCGCGCCAACCCGGACGGCGCGGGTCAATACGAGTACGGGCCGATTGACGAGATGTGGGCGTTGGGGGTGACTTATTACTGGCTGCTTACGGATGTGTTTCCCTTTGGCGAGCGGACGGATCCGGGGGGGCTGGATGGGCTGCGCGAGCGCATCTTGAGCCATCGGCCCGAAGCGCCGCACGTCGTGAACCCCCGAGTGCCGCTGGCAGCCTCGCTGCTGTGTATGAAGATGCTTGCCGAGCTGCCGCAGGACCGTTTCCCGGTGGTTGCGACGCTGTGCGCGGCTTTGAATGAGTCCCTGTCCAACGCTGAGAACGACGCCACCTGGGATCCGCCGCTCGGGGACCCGGACGATCCGCAGCTCACAACCACGGTCGAGGACCCGGAACGGCAGGAGGCGAGCGAGCAGCGGCGCGCGTTTCTAAGGGCGGTGAAGCGGCGCCCCCGGCGCGGGCGGCCTCTGCCGAAAAGGGACCGGGTGTTCTTCCTGCCCGAGCAGATGGCAGCCCCAAAGGTCCCGGCAGCAGCCGCAAACCCGGACGAGATCCCCACGGTGGACGCGCCCGGTGTGGCCCCGGTTCCGGCAGAGCACGAACTGCCCGTTAAGAGCGCCCCAGTGCCGCCAGCTCGCGAACTCGAGCCCGCCGCCGCCGCTCCCCAGCTCCGTCGCGCCGCGTGGCGCCTAGGGCTCGCTGGGGCCGTGCTGCTGGTGGCCGTCGTGGTCCTGTCCGTGGGCGCGAACCTGGGGGGACCTGGCTCTTCAAGCCGCACCAGCGAGGCAGGGCTAGAGCTGCCGCTACCGTCCACGTCTCCCGCCACCAGCGCAACCGATGCAGGCGTGCGCGGTCGTGAAGTGGCGCCCGGCGCAAAGACGCTGGAATCTCTCCCAGGAGGAGACGCGGCACCCGTTGGGGCTCAGCTTCCCGCGTCTACCGCTAACGCCATGCTTCGCACGTCCGCTCAGTCGCCTAAGAACGAAACTCCCAAAACGCAGCCGCAAAGCTCGGGGCCGCGCTTGCCGGTGAAGCCCGCTGTAGCCGTCGCGGTCTGCTCGCTGCTCGACGGGGGATGCACCGCGCCCGCTTCCCAGGTGCGCCCCGAGCCCCCCGCGATTTCCTGCCCCCAGGATTGGCGGGAGACCCACAAGCGGTTCAACGTTGCTAGGGGTGAGCCGATGGCAACGGTCAAAGGGTACAAGGCGGAGCCCGGAGAGCTGGCCAGGGTGAAGGATGGCCCCGCTACCCTCTATGTGGGTAAGGTCGGTGGCGTTGGATACGGGTACGTTGGCAATCTGCCCGCCGGGACCTTGCTTCTTGGACAGTGGCAGCTCGGCGACAACCGCCTTTTCGGCACCTTCACCGAGGCGAAGATTCCAGGCGAGGGGACTCTCCCCGTGTGTTTGGTTGCTGGCCTGGATGGCGTCGCGGCCTACATGGACGAGCACGGCAAGCGTTTTGATTGTCCCCCTGGATTGGGCGTCTGCCTCACTCCCGGAAGCTCGCCCGGCAACGCCAAGACACCCACGCGCGTTTTTCTCATTCAGCCCAGCGGGCAGCCCTAA
- a CDS encoding DUF2381 family protein has product MLPPSPGAVLLAALLAGAAQTTEPAPVSPCVATARFDLAMGSPEGAPDVCVSADETTTFVFDSRVAAGAVEFQPGGRLAHWALGQDGLSLYIIPKADYLPGERVKVTVRFADGAAPGSASFWFVGHASRGTRRVEVFRQPRPPDVCEKERDEAQAEARQCQEDKARLLAERQEPGGLMGAAWLEGAGVVASNKIRSQVRERPANALGLEVAWSYSYTPTGESRPASVAVRLGLLNPGAEPWTLAGAALVGSAGEQVELARWPLAPIPANGAGAVVVGIEGERAQLGCPCTLKLWEAQGPRTVTLENVTFPEGKAKGP; this is encoded by the coding sequence GTGCTGCCCCCCTCTCCCGGTGCCGTCCTGCTGGCCGCCCTGCTCGCTGGTGCCGCGCAAACCACAGAACCGGCCCCCGTCTCCCCCTGTGTCGCGACGGCTCGTTTTGACTTGGCGATGGGCTCTCCGGAGGGAGCGCCGGACGTGTGCGTTAGCGCGGACGAGACGACGACCTTCGTTTTTGACTCCCGCGTCGCTGCGGGAGCGGTGGAGTTTCAGCCAGGGGGCCGCCTCGCGCATTGGGCACTCGGGCAAGACGGGCTGAGTCTCTACATCATTCCCAAGGCGGACTATCTGCCAGGGGAGCGGGTAAAGGTGACGGTGCGCTTCGCCGATGGCGCGGCACCGGGGAGCGCGAGCTTTTGGTTTGTGGGTCATGCGTCAAGAGGGACGCGCCGGGTGGAGGTGTTCCGGCAGCCGCGCCCGCCCGACGTGTGCGAGAAAGAGCGTGACGAAGCACAGGCCGAAGCGCGCCAGTGTCAGGAGGACAAGGCGCGGCTTCTGGCCGAGCGTCAGGAGCCGGGCGGACTCATGGGGGCCGCGTGGCTGGAGGGGGCCGGGGTCGTGGCGTCCAACAAAATTCGCTCGCAGGTCAGGGAGCGGCCAGCCAACGCGCTCGGGCTGGAGGTGGCCTGGAGCTACAGCTACACGCCCACGGGCGAGAGCCGCCCGGCAAGCGTAGCTGTACGGCTGGGCCTACTTAACCCCGGCGCTGAGCCCTGGACGCTGGCGGGGGCGGCGCTGGTGGGCTCGGCGGGGGAACAGGTGGAGCTTGCCCGTTGGCCACTGGCGCCCATCCCCGCGAATGGGGCCGGTGCCGTCGTGGTGGGCATCGAGGGGGAGCGCGCGCAGCTCGGCTGCCCCTGCACCCTCAAGCTATGGGAAGCACAGGGGCCGCGCACCGTCACCCTTGAGAACGTCACCTTCCCCGAGGGGAAAGCGAAGGGGCCCTGA
- a CDS encoding DUF5953 family protein, producing the protein MIAMSRSLSLIAYAPALARDDSRPLTIVHEMERTFPGLHLGWMISEEGQRIPLPDRDAFIARERKDGGFPLLRNGDDTFRVTVTGWERPAGSSPGGHAQFEVHADLPLDASGIAAAADVLEAVAEGARAFWGRMDPDGIAVTVSEQFRHPGEDPHVPPKGLPSLKLPWELPAPETPHHLGWLNYWSAAAARAIGFPDPARDAELLSRARRTATGGWVVRLTDAPLDLDNPAHLDALKRAYERFPEIGGRAAP; encoded by the coding sequence ATGATAGCCATGTCAAGATCCCTCAGCCTTATCGCCTACGCTCCTGCTCTAGCTAGGGACGATAGCCGTCCTTTGACCATTGTTCATGAAATGGAACGCACGTTCCCCGGCTTGCACCTGGGGTGGATGATTTCTGAAGAGGGGCAGCGCATCCCCCTTCCGGATCGAGATGCCTTTATCGCCCGCGAAAGGAAGGACGGGGGATTTCCGCTTCTCCGCAACGGCGATGATACGTTCCGGGTGACCGTGACGGGATGGGAACGACCAGCGGGCAGCTCGCCGGGTGGTCACGCACAGTTTGAAGTCCATGCGGACCTGCCATTGGACGCAAGCGGCATCGCGGCGGCGGCGGATGTGCTAGAGGCTGTTGCGGAGGGCGCTCGCGCGTTCTGGGGGCGCATGGATCCGGATGGGATAGCCGTGACAGTCTCAGAGCAGTTTCGCCACCCAGGGGAGGATCCGCATGTCCCGCCTAAAGGGCTGCCTTCGCTCAAACTCCCATGGGAACTCCCCGCGCCTGAGACTCCGCATCACCTTGGGTGGTTGAACTACTGGTCGGCTGCTGCCGCACGGGCTATCGGCTTCCCGGACCCCGCCCGCGACGCGGAGCTGCTGTCACGCGCACGGCGTACCGCGACGGGCGGGTGGGTTGTCAGGCTCACCGATGCGCCTCTCGACCTGGACAACCCGGCCCACCTGGACGCGCTCAAACGGGCCTACGAGCGCTTCCCGGAGATTGGCGGGCGCGCAGCCCCTTGA
- a CDS encoding DUF6310 domain-containing protein encodes MRLRACIALLLYVSACATSAPTPTQPAARDPRLANLQRAAKLPWTDGGRCAVREASEPWPELAERCFHALDHDRIEFHDITGRCAVASAGAAALGVGVCVLAAPEIVVGAVIVAGVVVVGFAIKEALDAYELKWADQEDARPAPETRPVPETAPAPPKPSPEKRPKPEPKGPDFPPVEPPEVSERDRHRCEPVPVPHHLGGNKLHDKCADRIPNNSFPGGDVFVNGKNFDALQLATRTLWEVKTDNFDTFTDDLRDIVVRSQVPKLQHERELARACGFDFKVGVRSAAHKAALLKQDSTFKVVVMNWC; translated from the coding sequence ATGCGTCTCCGAGCGTGCATCGCACTTCTGCTCTATGTCTCAGCCTGCGCTACGTCAGCGCCCACCCCAACACAGCCAGCGGCCCGCGACCCGAGGCTCGCCAACCTCCAGCGCGCGGCGAAGCTGCCCTGGACGGATGGGGGGCGGTGCGCAGTCCGCGAAGCTTCTGAGCCCTGGCCCGAGCTGGCGGAGCGGTGCTTTCATGCCCTCGACCATGACCGGATCGAATTTCACGACATCACGGGGCGATGCGCGGTGGCCTCTGCCGGTGCCGCTGCCCTGGGGGTCGGGGTTTGCGTGCTGGCGGCACCGGAGATCGTCGTGGGAGCGGTGATCGTCGCGGGCGTGGTGGTGGTGGGCTTCGCCATCAAAGAGGCGTTGGATGCGTATGAGCTGAAATGGGCCGACCAAGAGGACGCAAGGCCCGCGCCTGAAACGCGGCCCGTGCCTGAAACAGCGCCCGCCCCGCCGAAGCCCTCGCCGGAAAAAAGGCCCAAGCCGGAGCCCAAAGGACCGGATTTCCCTCCCGTAGAGCCACCCGAAGTTTCGGAGCGAGATCGCCACAGATGCGAGCCCGTCCCAGTGCCGCACCACCTTGGCGGTAACAAACTGCACGACAAGTGCGCCGACAGAATTCCGAACAACAGTTTCCCCGGCGGGGATGTGTTCGTGAATGGCAAAAACTTCGACGCGCTGCAACTGGCCACGCGCACGCTGTGGGAGGTCAAGACCGACAACTTCGACACGTTTACGGACGACCTACGGGACATTGTGGTCAGAAGTCAGGTGCCGAAGTTGCAGCACGAGCGCGAACTCGCCAGGGCCTGCGGATTTGACTTCAAGGTCGGCGTGCGCAGCGCCGCTCACAAAGCCGCTCTGCTTAAGCAAGACTCCACCTTCAAAGTTGTCGTCATGAATTGGTGCTGA
- a CDS encoding bifunctional helix-turn-helix transcriptional regulator/GNAT family N-acetyltransferase → MEVDLLAGFGVGFLGSRLKRLAERMQADAAEVARSLDLPVQPAQISLLMTIRLHGPITVGELAERLQLAQPTVTRALGTLEDFVEARRSPGDLRSKRLALTEKGEALMVRIQTQLLPRIEPAAASLVEGLSGDFMQGLAKVEARLAEASLLSRIEAAGPPAMWARDFSDDLADAFYRINAEWIEDMFALEENDIALLSRPRELILDKGGVVLFAETPELGVVGTCALMVSKDGWVELTKMGVLKSARGLKVGEFLLAKTLERASSLGFGKVYLLTNKKCAAAIHLYEKLGFVHDAEIMRLFGARYERCDVAMSYRPRG, encoded by the coding sequence ATGGAAGTCGATCTTCTGGCGGGGTTTGGCGTGGGCTTCCTGGGCAGCCGGCTCAAGCGCCTGGCCGAGCGGATGCAGGCCGACGCCGCCGAAGTGGCCCGATCGCTGGACCTGCCGGTCCAGCCTGCCCAGATATCGCTGCTGATGACGATCCGCCTGCACGGTCCGATCACGGTGGGCGAACTGGCCGAGCGCTTGCAACTGGCCCAACCCACGGTGACCCGCGCCCTCGGGACACTGGAAGACTTCGTCGAAGCGCGGCGCTCGCCGGGAGACCTGCGCTCGAAGCGCCTGGCGCTGACGGAGAAGGGCGAGGCCCTGATGGTCCGCATCCAGACGCAGCTCTTGCCGCGCATCGAGCCCGCCGCCGCCTCGCTGGTCGAGGGGCTGTCGGGCGACTTCATGCAGGGCCTGGCCAAGGTGGAGGCGCGGCTGGCCGAGGCCTCGCTGCTGAGCCGGATCGAGGCCGCCGGTCCGCCCGCGATGTGGGCGCGCGACTTCTCCGACGACCTGGCCGACGCCTTCTATCGGATCAACGCCGAATGGATCGAGGACATGTTCGCCCTCGAGGAGAACGACATCGCCCTCCTGTCGAGGCCGCGCGAGCTGATCCTCGACAAGGGCGGGGTGGTGCTGTTCGCCGAGACGCCGGAGCTGGGCGTGGTCGGGACCTGCGCCCTGATGGTGTCCAAGGACGGCTGGGTCGAGCTGACCAAGATGGGCGTCCTGAAGAGCGCCCGGGGACTGAAGGTTGGCGAGTTCCTGCTCGCCAAGACCCTGGAGCGGGCCTCCAGCCTGGGCTTCGGCAAGGTCTATCTGCTGACCAACAAGAAGTGCGCGGCGGCCATCCATCTCTACGAGAAGCTGGGCTTCGTGCACGACGCCGAGATCATGCGGCTGTTCGGGGCGCGCTACGAGCGATGCGACGTGGCGATGTCGTACCGACCGAGGGGTTAG
- a CDS encoding thioesterase family protein, with the protein MTEQHAYFVRMEDRRFLPRRPCAGAWNPDELHISPVNGLLMHELQRWLADRPNGGKLVTRISYDYLGVLDFTQCDVTFEVLRPGRAIDLVEGILSQHGRPVLRARVWLLSTNDTSAIEGGAREPLPPPEDGRAFDLTSVWPGDYIESIDMRVIDGPSPGRTTAWITTPLAIVDGEPVSDLTRFALLVDTSNGIAVRRRPEEWQFPNVDLTIHVFRQPVGAWTGFDTRVIFGPAGHGLTSTDLFDVHGHVGRAEQTLLVRPR; encoded by the coding sequence ATGACCGAACAACACGCGTACTTCGTCCGCATGGAAGACCGCCGATTCCTTCCGCGGCGCCCCTGCGCCGGCGCGTGGAATCCGGACGAACTGCACATCAGTCCCGTCAATGGGCTGCTCATGCATGAGCTGCAGCGCTGGCTCGCCGACCGCCCGAATGGCGGCAAGCTCGTGACGCGCATCAGCTACGACTATCTCGGCGTTCTTGACTTCACCCAATGTGACGTGACGTTCGAGGTGCTGCGTCCGGGTCGCGCCATCGACCTCGTCGAAGGGATCCTGTCGCAGCATGGCCGTCCCGTACTCCGCGCGCGCGTGTGGCTGCTCTCGACCAATGACACGTCCGCGATAGAGGGCGGCGCACGTGAGCCCTTGCCGCCGCCCGAGGACGGCCGTGCGTTCGACCTCACCAGCGTGTGGCCGGGTGACTACATCGAATCGATCGACATGCGCGTCATCGATGGCCCGAGCCCGGGCCGGACCACGGCGTGGATCACGACGCCGCTGGCGATCGTCGATGGCGAGCCCGTGAGCGACCTCACTCGCTTCGCGCTGCTCGTGGACACGTCCAACGGGATCGCGGTCCGTCGCCGGCCAGAGGAGTGGCAATTCCCGAATGTCGACCTCACCATTCACGTGTTTCGCCAGCCAGTCGGTGCCTGGACCGGCTTTGACACGCGCGTGATCTTCGGACCGGCGGGCCACGGCCTCACGAGCACCGACCTCTTCGACGTACACGGGCATGTCGGCCGTGCCGAACAGACCCTGCTCGTCCGGCCTCGATAA
- a CDS encoding AMP-binding protein — protein MSAALMSVTQEAQYRRISRVSLGGIVHQSALRWPEKTALVEGKLEFSYAELDRRSNAFAHYLLAQDLPRGARIAMLCGNSAQMLTAFIGIYKAGLVWVPINTGLATDAIRYILEHSEATHVVIDAEFLVKPELRAMLDALGIRIIVCVPEGQASPDGNTATFLDTLTGQHVTLPEVDIESGQLSQIMYTSGTTGQQKGVMHSHASVYAALSGNLFELGLRPSDSTLCVLPMFHCAQHSVSMSFLLAGGTIVVRRAFEPGAMLATIEQRGITLLLGLPIMYGAMLAHPARPTTKLSSLRLCLYVMAPMARTLLVELIEKFCPGGFALASGQTEMYPATTIFKPEQQLKRFGSYWGETVVTNETAIMNDEGRLLGRGEVGEIVHRGPNVMLGYYKDPEATARASAFGWHHTGDLGIFDSDGQLLFVDRKKDMIKTGGENVPSIKVEEVLLRHPAVLQVAVVGLPHPRWSEAVTGFVVLKPGASATVADIIDHCRQHLGGFEVPKSIVLLPAMPQTTTGKAQKFVLRQQYKRHYGDVNGAA, from the coding sequence ATGAGTGCAGCATTGATGTCAGTGACCCAGGAAGCGCAGTACAGGCGCATCAGCCGGGTCTCGCTGGGAGGCATCGTCCACCAATCGGCGCTGCGCTGGCCGGAGAAGACGGCGCTCGTCGAGGGGAAGCTCGAGTTCTCCTATGCGGAACTCGACCGGCGTTCGAACGCGTTCGCGCACTACCTGCTCGCGCAGGATCTTCCCCGGGGCGCACGCATCGCCATGCTCTGCGGCAACTCGGCGCAGATGCTCACCGCGTTCATCGGCATCTACAAGGCGGGCCTCGTCTGGGTACCAATCAACACCGGCCTCGCCACGGATGCCATCCGCTACATCCTCGAGCATTCCGAGGCGACGCACGTCGTCATCGACGCCGAGTTCCTCGTGAAGCCGGAGCTGCGGGCGATGCTCGACGCGCTCGGCATCCGCATCATCGTCTGCGTCCCCGAGGGGCAGGCCTCGCCGGATGGGAACACGGCCACCTTCCTCGACACGCTGACGGGTCAGCACGTCACCCTGCCGGAGGTGGACATCGAGAGCGGCCAGCTCTCCCAGATCATGTACACGAGTGGCACCACCGGCCAGCAGAAGGGGGTCATGCACTCGCACGCGTCGGTGTACGCGGCGCTCAGTGGAAACCTGTTCGAGCTCGGGCTGCGGCCGAGCGACTCGACCCTCTGCGTGCTTCCGATGTTCCATTGCGCGCAGCACTCCGTCTCGATGTCGTTCCTGCTCGCTGGCGGGACCATCGTCGTGCGGCGTGCCTTCGAGCCGGGCGCGATGCTCGCGACCATCGAGCAGCGCGGAATCACGCTCCTGCTGGGCCTGCCGATCATGTACGGCGCGATGCTCGCGCACCCGGCGCGTCCGACGACGAAGCTGTCCAGCCTGCGCCTGTGCCTCTACGTCATGGCGCCGATGGCGCGCACGCTGCTCGTGGAACTCATCGAGAAGTTCTGTCCGGGAGGCTTCGCGCTCGCGTCGGGGCAGACGGAGATGTACCCGGCGACGACCATCTTCAAACCGGAGCAGCAGCTCAAGCGGTTCGGTTCGTACTGGGGCGAAACGGTCGTGACGAACGAGACGGCCATCATGAACGACGAAGGCCGGCTGCTCGGGCGCGGCGAGGTGGGAGAAATCGTCCATCGCGGGCCGAACGTGATGCTCGGCTACTACAAGGACCCGGAGGCGACCGCGCGCGCGTCCGCGTTCGGCTGGCACCACACCGGTGACCTCGGCATATTCGACTCCGACGGCCAGCTCCTCTTCGTGGACCGCAAGAAGGACATGATCAAGACGGGCGGCGAGAATGTCCCGTCCATCAAGGTGGAGGAGGTCCTCCTGCGTCACCCCGCGGTCCTGCAGGTCGCGGTCGTGGGCCTGCCGCACCCACGCTGGTCCGAGGCGGTCACCGGCTTCGTCGTGCTCAAGCCCGGCGCCTCCGCGACCGTGGCCGACATCATCGACCACTGCCGCCAGCACCTCGGTGGGTTCGAGGTACCCAAGTCCATCGTCCTGCTCCCGGCGATGCCGCAGACGACCACCGGCAAGGCGCAGAAGTTCGTGCTCCGGCAACAGTACAAGCGGCACTACGGAGACGTGAACGGGGCCGCGTAG